The DNA window cagctgcggcTACGACCACTACAGTTGCTCCTGACACAACTACGACTGCAGCTACAACCACGACCACAGAAGCTCCAAGCACCTCTACTGCTGTGTCTACAACGGCAGCATCTGGCGTTACCTCTACTGCCGTAGCCACAACGGCAGGGCCCGGTACCACCTCAACTGCCGTAACCTCCGATCCCAATACCACGACCACATCAACGACCACGACCACTACCACAACCACGACTACGGAGGCTCCTTCAACCTCTACCGCTGTTGCGCCCGCGGACACGAACACCACTTCCACGGCGGTGGCGAATGCCCGGATTCAAACAACTCCTCTGCCCTACCACTATGCGCCCAGCTTACTGATCAGTCCCTACGATATGCACCGGATCAGTTCCAACCCTATTTACGTCCGAAACTCAGCTGCATCTTCAGCTCAGTCCTCGCCTGTATATATTCCGTACGAAAACATTTACCGTGGCGGACAGGCAGCTCCTTACTTCGTATACGGAAAGAAATAGAACCACAATGGAATACGCAGATCATGGTCTTTTTTACatataagaaaattaatttattcaataaatcaaacaaaaaactaatGGGCTTTCTTTTGTTAGTTAAATGATTCCAATTCTAGCGAATAATATATTCAGAAGGTATAGGCTCAACACAAACACGATCTGAATTTGGAAGCTACGACTGAATAGTAAGTCAAAGAACTAATTAGCATCAGCTGCACCGAAAAAATGTCCGTCAGCTTAGAAGTGTTCTTTCGTTTGGGCATGAGTTTgctaaatttataaaaagtttaaatatagTAATTTATATGTATTCAACCTTTGGTTTGTGTTTATTGTCTTTTCAATTTTACGACTTCAGGGTCTGTATAAAACTCCAGGTATTTGGTAGCGTTCATTTCAGTTTTAGGCTAACAAGAGCTCTGGCTTATCTCAGCGCGGAATGAAATTAAGTACCATTAGCTTGTTGCTTATTCTAAGCAGTCAGGCACGGAgccaatcaataaaaataaaaataccggTCTGGGATGCTTCCAGCTTATTTACGCGACTCACAGGAATTCCAATCAACTCAGGATCTAACTCTAATAGCCCGAATCCATCAAATGACTATCAAAACCAGGAGAATAACGAGTACAACACCTATCTAAAcgattattataataattattgggCGAATGCATACCAGAACTTAGATCCTTATGGATACGGGTTTTACGGTCTTTATGGTCCTTACGGAGCATACGAACCTTATGAATTTCAAACTTTAACAAGCCCGCAATCGACAACAACCGTTTTATCAACAACAACTGAATCTACAACGTCGGCTTCCACTGAAACCGTAATATGCACAGTTTTTCCTGAACTGCCAGTGTGTCAATCGTTAACAACTAGTACCGAAAGCATCACAACAGACCCCTCCATAAATAGTACAGAAAGCCCTACAACAGAATccacaacaacaaaaagtaCGTCAAGTACATCAAGTGGATACACATCCACTGCGGGCCCCACAATGGATTCGACCACAACAACTAGTACTTCAAGCCAAACAACGATATCCACAAGTACTACCACTGCAAGTCCCACAACAGTATCCACCACAACAACAGAAAGTGGGACAACGTCCACTGCAGTTCCCACAACCGATTCTACCACCACAACTAGTACTGCAAGCCCCACAACGATATCAACAACTACGACCACTGCAAGTCCCACAACAGTATCCACCACAACAACAGAAAGTGGGAAAACGTCCACTGCGGTTTCCTCAACAGACTCTACAACCACAAGTAGTACTGCAAGCCCCACAACGATATCCACCACTACGACCACTGCAAGTCCCACAACAGTGTCCACCTCAACTACAGAAAGTGGAACAACGTCCACTGCGGTTTCCACAACAGATTCTAGCACCACAACTGCTACTGCAAGCCCCACAACGATATCCACAACTACGACCATTGCAAGTCCCACAACAGTATCCACCACAACAACAGAAAGTGGGACAACGTCCACTGCGGTTCCCACAACAGATTCTACCACCACAACTAGTACTGCAAGTCCCACAACAGTATACACCTCAACTACAGCAAGTGGAACAACGTCCACTGCGGTTCCCACAACCGATTCTACCACCACAACTAGTACTGCAAGCCCCACAACGATATCAACAACTACGACCACTGCAAGTCCCACAACAGTATCCACCACAACAACAGAAAGTGGGAAAACGACCACTGCGGTTCCCACAACAGACTCTACAACCACAAGTAGTACTGCAAGCCCCACAACGGTATCCACAAGTACGACCACTGCAAGTCCCACAACAGTGTCCACCTCAACTACAGCAAGTGGAACAACGTCCACAGCGGTTCCCACAACAGATTTTACCACCACAACTAGTACTGCAAGCCCCACAACGATATCAACAACTACGACCACTGCAAGTCCCACAACAGTATCCACCTCAACTACAGCAAGTGGAACAACGTCCACTGCGGTTCCCACAACAGATTCTACCACCACAACTAGTACTGCAAGTCCCACAACAGTATCCACCTCAACTACAGCAAGTGGAACAACGTCCACTGCGGTTCCCACAACCGATTCTACCACCACAACTAGTACTGCAAGCCCCACAACGATATCCACAACTACGATCCCTGCAAGTCCCACAACAGTATCCACCTCAACTACAGAAAGTGGAACAACGTCCACAGCGGTTCCCACAACAGCTCCTACCACCACAACTAGTACTGCAAGTCCCACAACAGTATCCACCTCAACTACAGCAAGTGGAACAACGTCCACTGCGGTTCCCACAACAGTATCCCCCTCAACTACAGAAAGTGGAACAACGTCCACTGCGGGCCCCACAACAGATTCTACAACCACAACTAGTACTACAAGCCCCACAACGATATCCACAACTACGATCCCTGCAAGTCCCACAACAGTGTCCACCTCAACTGCAGAAAGTGGAACAACGTCCACTGCGGTTTCCACAACAGATTCTAACACCACAACAGCTACTGCAAGCCCCACAACGATATCCACAACTACGACCATTGCAAGTCCCACAACAGTATCCACCACAACAACAGAAAGTTGGACAACGTCC is part of the Drosophila biarmipes strain raj3 chromosome 2R, RU_DBia_V1.1, whole genome shotgun sequence genome and encodes:
- the LOC108022328 gene encoding uncharacterized protein LOC108022328, which translates into the protein MLFKSLGLLLLLTGQAWGQSFSIPVYTVGSIVSALTGGGGGGGGGGGGGGGGGGGGGGGGASSSSGEQAAYAATLSQYYNSQLQQYHQAQAAYNAYLFSLYAAASAAAAAAAATTTTVAPDTTTTAATTTTTEAPSTSTAVSTTAASGVTSTAVATTAGPGTTSTAVTSDPNTTTTSTTTTTTTTTTTEAPSTSTAVAPADTNTTSTAVANARIQTTPLPYHYAPSLLISPYDMHRISSNPIYVRNSAASSAQSSPVYIPYENIYRGGQAAPYFVYGKK